A region of the Festucalex cinctus isolate MCC-2025b chromosome 8, RoL_Fcin_1.0, whole genome shotgun sequence genome:
AGgtgtgttgtcattttctgtATTATGAACGTTGAAATGTACGCTGAAGGGGAAATATCGACTCAAGTggcaatttagtcgactaaaattgctttttattttcgtcgactaaaattggattaaaactacaatcaatacaatcagatgactaaaacttgaattcattttagtcaactaaattgaaatttcttgcCATAATGAACGGTTGGCTCGGCGGTAATCGCAGCTCGACTCACCACACAGTTGTGTCGGCACGCACTCGTCATGGTTGTGCGTCCCTGCTGAAGGATGCATCGTCGCTAGCTCGCTCGCGAAATTCCCGCAATATCCAAAATTTAGACGACAAAtggaaaataatacaattaagaacaggaaaaaaaaaaaaaaacgtgtggcAGAGCGTGCGTCCTCGCCGGCCGGCCGACACGCACTCACTGTGAGTGCGCAAACCTTTGTGGCCTCTTTTTGGCCCCCACTCGCATTCCCACGCAAAAACTCAAACAGCTGACCGTAAAACACCCCCATCGCTTTCTCGCTGCAACAGGCTACAAACAAAAGGGGGGCACTGTTGCTAGGGGGGTTGTTGGGGGGCTGTCTGGCAAAGACAGATGGGTAGTGGgggaggggggttggggggcAAAGTTTGGAgtgtggtgggggtgggggatgaACACAACTTTCAACTTGGGCATGCGACCTTCGATGAAAGGAGGATGTGACAAGTTAGTGTttcactcattaaaaaaaaaaaaaaaaaatgagctggtGATAAGCACATATTTGTTTAGTTTATGATTTCAGCATCAgcaatatttacaatattgaTCAGCAATCAGCAATATTTACAGATACATAATacaatttatctttttttttgtgtgtcatgtttcaaccaaggttattttagttaactagaacgaaaaaaaaaaactgcaataaaaatacatatatatatatatatatatgtatttattatattttgtataataataataataataaattttttaaataatatttttcccctttttaggaacaatttttttctcctatttttctgagtaatttttcctcctgtttttttaaatatttcttttcCCTGtctttcctgaatattttttttatgattgaaaaaaaaaattcagtaaaacagaaaaaaaaaaaaaaaaaaaaaactggaggaaaaatgactcaaaaaaacaaagctcgccCAAAAACGTAGtcatacagcaacgcctgttcttaaagcgctttataaataaagttgagttgagtgtctCTTCTCCTTGCTCTCTATTTTGCTTCTTCTCTTCCAGTAATGCTCGGTGCTGCCCCAGCCTATTGTGGCATTAAGTGGTACTGCACTGTGTGCTTGCAACTCTTATTgctacaaaagaaaaataagaacataaaaacgttgcggcaaaaaaaaaaaaaaaaaaagcgacggAAGAAAAGTGGAAtaaacccccccccctctctcgtCCACCACTCTCACCACCGTGACTCGGCAGTCTGGCCGCTCACAAATAGCGCAGACAGCtgagtgtgcgcgtgcgtgcgtgtgcgtgtgtaggtCACACAATTTGCTTGCCAATTTCCATGAGAAAGGCAAGATAgacgacacacacacattgacttTGTGCTGCATGGTCACAGTCAAGCCAACAAGTGTGGGAACTTTGCTCCAGAAAACTCCCACCAATGTGTGAGTGAAGTAATACTAtaataaccaaaaataaaaaataaaaataaaataaaaaacaacctcTGCGGGGGTGTGGGAACCTGTGGgcacctcacgatacgatacgatacaatacgatacgatatgcgatacaaggctctaggagtgtgacgatatattgatattgtgatactttgcccccccccccaagttaAGTCAATGACTTAACTACAactatcgcgatacttgcgcagTAGGCGTATCGGTAATCTATCGATTTATCGTAATATGGAtacatcgtcacactcctagtcaCTCGCAGGCGACATTTACTGTCGAAGTACATGATGGaaaacactaggggtgtgaattgcctagtacctgacgattcgattcgtatcacgattcacaggtcacgattcgattcgataccgattaatcccgatacgaatttataagtcgattgttgcgatttttttccattcaaatttagaaaatactaatcagtaagcttgtagagtgtaagatttatatgaaaatgtattatttatttatctgaaataaaggttgtaatttgtttcatgtttgaacagcattaaaataaaatattaaggcttaatgttccgttcatataacattcttccatgctcaaggtgtgaatccttaaaaaaaaaaaaaaaaaaaaatcgattctgacgattattgaatcgattcgagaatcgcgcgatgtagtatcgcgatatatcgccgaatcgatttttttaacacccctagaaaacaccatagacaggctaacaaaCAGCATGAAATGCATTTATTTGCAATTTATGAAACTTTAAGGAACAAAACGCAGACAAATGTCTCTTGTGTGCCTATTAATAGcaaaacgcacacacgcgcgcacacacgcacagacCGTGTCTGAAACATATGAAAATCAAAGCTCATTATGATCGGCTGCTTGTCTGCCTCTCACAggccgtgcgtgtgtgtgcgtgtgtgcgcaccTTATTAGAATGCCAGCCAGAAGGAACCAGAcgacgcacacgcacgcacgcaccccgTCTGACTTCACACCCTTTCAAATTGAAACGACTCgttgttgtgtgtgcgtgcgcgaggGAAGAAAGCGAAAACGAAAAGCCCGTCCAAGATACGCATGAGAAGAGGAAATGGAGGTCCAAAAGCTGCAGCTGCAAACTTCAGCAGCTCGTTCGTATCGTCCGCAGGAATCACAACGCTAATTCTGCTTAACAATTCGATGGCGTTTCCCATTAgcgtgttagcatgaagctagtcGACGTCCGTTTGGTCGACGATAATCGATCACGGCAGTCGAGCTGTTTTTGAAGGTGCGCCGAATGAACATGGACAACAAATAAGGATTGTTccgattagggctgcacaatatatcgaaaatatatcgctatcacgatattggcccatgcaatatgcatatcgcaataTGGaactttatgcttttatctaAATTTGTccagtcagccgctaactaaaatgcgCATTGCCATCCAatggttgaacattatcgagaggtcattacaattaattaactagaaATAAATTGAGTTTGCTTAGTTTGCTGCATGGAAAAACGTTATTCTTTCTTAGATAATAAaaactaggggtgcaccgatcgatcggccagacaatttatcggccccgatttccttaattgtGGAAGATTGAcaatcggccgatcccttaaaaataaaccgatttttttcccaccaaacTCAtttccctcctcagaggtctgaaaaatcGGACTGACGAATtggattttcattttgatttgagaGAACAAATTCATacgcagttaaaacaacccatttgtattattttgccgatattgttcaataaaacaggattggaacactgaaggtataatatatatatatatatatatatatccgcttgtcatggaaaaaatcggtattggcaggtcagactttttcaaAAATCGGTGATCGGGCGGAAAATTATGATCGGCGCACCCCTTATAAAAATGTTATTCCTTTTAGTacgtgttaaatatcgcaataatatcgatatcgccatactcagcaactatatcgcatatcgcatgactTTCCAACATTTCTCGTGAACACTCGAAAAGCAGAAAGCTAATAATGTTCCTGCGCCCGTCGGATGACCGGACTAATTGCTGAACAAGTTTTGGAGTCATTTTGAcagctaattaattaatgaGGGACCAGACATCTCTGCAAGAATTGACACACGCACCAGTTGAAGGAACTAAACGCCGCGTTTATGCACGGCGCCCTCCAGACGCGCACGCTGCCCTCATTTGCATACGTGACGCGCCGCTTTTGTGGCGCCGGCGTCTAGAcggagacacacaaaaaaaacagctgagcGCTCCACTGACAGGAGgaggattcttttttttgtttctttttgaaaAGATGGAGGTGATGAGTTTTGCGAGGATTGTCAGCTGGGGTCGCCTCTATAAACGTCTGACCAAGTGGAGTTGAATTAATGGCTTCAAATTTGCTTGGAAAATGCGCAAAATTAGCCTAAAATGGCTCCTTCGGAGCAAAATGGAAAACTTCCTCTGTGTTTTTACGACGCCGGGGATGGACTGGAACAAAAAAATCAGCCCTGGCCTTTTGACTTCGGACCACCGGCCCGGCCTTCCCGGACAACTGCCTAACATGTAGTTctaccactgatgtttattgatcatgtttcagtttgctatctatattcAAACTGGCTTAACAGACTGGTCCCTCGAAATTATGGGACAGTCTCTTTGAGTAAAATGTAgggaaataataacaaaaagacattgcatcggccccaaaataggccggcccaccgggcatgccctgtatgccagatggccaatcCAGCCCTGATTAGGgtcatgtataaaaaaaaaaattatatatatttatatatatatatatatatatatatatttagagggcgggggcaatattcaGAGAGAAAACCCccccgcaaatttgccactttataaagcgAGTTtcgaaagtggcagatttgcgcaacaacaaaataaaaaaaacaacatcagaaacttacgagaaatacacgtagcgtaGCTGTAGTCTAATCATTTGAGGATTCGTTGGTGGTAAatgagacaaaaatataaaaggaAAAGGAAGGATGGAGACAGATTCATTATTAATTTAAACTTTTCTCGTCATACACGGCAGCTGGAGGGCCAACGCTTCCTgatcccctatcagctgactagcacgaaccaatcagaagcgagcaaTGACgaggtaaatgcaagtgaatgacggagAGCAGCAGATTCGACACGTTAACTTAAGAtacttgtccaaaaaaaataccaaaatgtatggatgtgtaagtaataattctggaaacataaatgcacaaataaatatacattttaacaaattaacttaaatgaTTGATCCTCAGGGTGCGGCAAAGCGAGTCGTCTTTGTCGCTCAAATCACGAATGCGTCACATCATATGGTTCATCTCTGATTATTTGAAAACcccaccgattttttttttgtgtgggtcaAATCGTGACGGACATGGCAGCCAAATTTCATCTTGTTTCTggggttgattttgttttgtttttaagtaacAAACAACGAAGCAACGCAATTTTAAGACGGCCTCAATGAGCCTACAATGAGCCACTTCAGACAAAAATTGAAGACTTCCTGAGAATGTTGGAGCATATGGCtccttttgagacttttttttttttgcgggtctACTCATGACGGACATATAGAAAACATCGTCTTGTTATGTCAAACCGACTTTGGGGGGGCCTGAATTTTCAAAAGCACACAACTCCCTCCGAGTGATGTCATCCAAAACATCAAGACATGAACACGCACACGTCTAGCCTGTGTGAGTAATGCTGACGTCATGTTCTCATCATGAGCGAGTCATCCACTCGAAACAGGTGCGCGCGCGCGAGTGTGTAATAACTTGCAGACGGAGGAAGTATTGAGACACTTACGGCAAAGTCAAAAGGTGAACACAGTGGTTGACATATTGGGAGATGTAGTGGGTAACATAGCGGGGAAACAAACTGAAAATGGTCATAAATAGTGGACAACATATGGGAAGCATTATAATGGGTTAAAAGTGAAGAACAAATGTGAATacagacaaaagtattgggacacgccTAAATGATAAGTCAAAAGCATCCGAACGGAGAAATATGTATCATATGGACAATACCAATGTAGTGTAGAAAAACAAGACAgcagcacgcgcacgcgcacttcCCGGCTAGACGTCTGCTTCCTTCCGGATGACGAAGccacaaaaatgacacaaaactcTTACCGGAGCGGAGCAGTAACTCTCATTTCATTTTTCCTCCCAGTTGAGTCGAACATTTTGCACGTTGAAACAACGACGCACGCAAAATCTCGCGAGAACACAAAACGTCAAAGTTGACATGTCCGAGCAACATAAAGTATAGAACTaaatcgacttttttttttttcctgcacaatgACAGCTCAAGTTGCTCATTAACTTTTTCAACACACATCGAGAGCTTCGTGAGATCCACAAACTGATCGTATTAATaatcacaacaacaataataataataacaataatcataatcgTGTACTCACTGACGTCCATGACGTGCACGGAGCTGAGGCGCGCGCAACCGCACGCGCACGAGACATTGGCGGCTGTTGTGTTCAGGACGCCCATGAAAAGTTGGAGCATTTAAAGTGTCatcttctatctatctatctatctatccttcCATCCAGCCTATATGGGCTCGGTAgcatttcttccttgttttccgCCGTGTGACCGGCGACTCAACTAAAAGCAGACGTCTGGCGaggaaatctctctctctctctctctctctctctctctctctctctctctctctctctctctctctctctctctctctctctctctctctctctctctctctctctctctctctctctctctctctctctctctctctcgctcagaCGAGACGGTGCGAACCCCCTTAATTGGTCTTTTGTCAGTGTCATGTAAATGACGGAAAGCTGTCGATTAAATTCGTCATGTGGTGACGTCAACAGCAATAGCTCGGGACTTGTTTTTAGTTCCGCTTCCAACTTTCACTTTCATTTCACTGAGAAATTGCGGGATCGTTGCAATTATTCCATGATAAATGACATGAAATTAATGTACGTAATGATGTACGTAGATATAGAACATATGTCAAAAGTCAGAAAAGCTCTTTGCTGCCCCCTCCTGGGATCCAACGTGCACAACAAcctgaaatgacaaaatgggtGACATAGTGGGTGACATCGTGGCTGTCAATACGGATGGTCAACATTAGTGAACGAATGAAATAATGACGTCATAGTGACATCATGGGTGACGTAGCGGGTAACATAGCGGCGGGTGACATCATGTGAGACATAGTTGGCGACATCCGAGCACTGCAGCAGAGTAGTGTGAGGTAATGTCTGTCTGAGTGGAGCACAAATCCTCTCTTCCTTTTTTCTCATCTCATTACCTGTCTTCCTccaacacgcacgcgcacgcgcatcTTCTTCCCTGCTCTGTCGACGCTCAACAcataccaccccccccccccccccccatccccctcACCCCCGTTCCAACCCCAATGAGTTGGACGTGGTAGACTATTGCAAATGTCCTCCGTTTTGCAAGTACACAGACAACACATACACAATACACCCAAACACAATGACGTCACACAATCAAAAAGCTGACAACAGGCAGGGGGCGGAGCAAGAAATCCAAGTCAGGGTTtcatgaaatatgaaataaaattagagctgtcaaaaatttgtattttttttaatcacattttagaattgcgattaatcacaattagccgcttaattaaaaagactttttttttttttttttttaaatttaaagagcacctgttgtgtTCATTATTTCGACAttgaactcattgactggcagccattttgaatgaagcaacccccttcactcccggctgttttattgtattgtgactgattttgcaaggcccacagaatattgtgttctattgctataaaaacatggaacctacaaaaagaaagattaaagtctcttctttcatcaggaaaaaaaagtatattttgatctgtttctgttttgcagcaattagcattagaatatagctaagtttcatcatcaatcacaaatctgttaaaaacactggggaaaaagagcttgtagcaacatggccctggctgatctcttataatctactgccacctgctggccgatttttgtaataactaccattgctttaagtgacatcttcaggtcagaagctgcatcaaagccttctgtatggtctagcataaaagaacatataaatacgtctttgggaccatggcaacattgaaaatagaacgtgttaatacgtttttgggagcaaatgagttaaaaaggcttctttttgttttgaccGCCAAAATTTAAAGTGCACCCGCTTTCAGCATTTCCACATTGACGTAGTGGGCAACACAGTAGACCACCAGTTGGGGACATCCTCCTCCCTCTTCGTTccttctcttcttcctccttcctattcactttttctttttctctcataTAAAATGTTAAGAGCAGTCTCAACAGTGAATTTATTTCCAATGTATGACATGAGACTAGAGTTACATACGTACATGAAAATGCTTCATTAGAGGTGCATAGATGTGAAATGTGATTGAAAATGTATGGTGCAATAGAgatatgtacatgaaaaatttaCATGGTACATTTGATGTGTATAGACATTAAATATTATCTAACTATGTgacattaaattatttaatgattGACCGCAAACTCCCTCaaattcaatattttatttgaatgttctATTTGTCaatattcaattcaatgcaAATCGAATATATCTATTTAATTTAGAGATAATAGTGACTATGAATGATGCCAGCAATACACAGTCAatctggcacgtaaaactgTGCAAAATATTGCCACGACTGACCACAACAAGTCGCCAAAGCCACCAAACATATCCTGAATATTTATCCAGCCAGTGAactgcttagaaaaaattgaacaaaatgtctgcatatttatttatttatttgtgagaATGACATTAAAACTACAGAACATCTATTTTACCAGTCcggtgtaacaaaaaaatattctgcctTCAAGGATCCAGCTACAGGGCACTTTGGAATTGGACaacattgtttgtttattttccctAATATAATGActctaaaagtaacattgtgatgaatcaacaacaacaacaacaacaacaacaacaacaacaacaacaacaacaacaacaacaataataataataataataataataataataataataataataataataataataataataataataagcgacCAAACATTTCCTGTTTAACACCAGCTTCCTGTTGTCCGTCGTCTTTAATGGTCCCCGCGTCACACGCGCAACCGTGCTTCCAATTATCAgttccacaacaacaacacgtcTGTGCTGGGAAACTTTTTTTGAGGGGTGGCAGGAGGGGAAGCCGACATGAATGAGGAGGACAACGCGACGAAAAACGTCTGCTTGACTCTCCGTAACCTGCTCAAATCCGTCAAATGCGTCGCGGCTCGGGTTCGAGGTCAGTTAGGCCGGGTTCGAGTTCGGGAGCGAGCGACGCGCTAAAAATTGCTAACATTTAGCGTGGCTAGCTTAGCATTGTTAGACAACCTGGCATTTCGTGGAGCTAAAATGCTGACGTAATAGAAGCGCGTGACAACAACTGTGACGTTTACCAGGTGGGCAGGTGTTGTATATGATATGACGTCAAACGTACTGACGTAAAAAGTGAGCCAAGAAGGCTGATAGACGAGATTTTATCTGGGAGATCCCTGCCGGTTtttctagaataaaaaaaaaacaaaaaaaacaaagatatcAATTTCctaaggtaaaaagaaaaaaaaaaggctttttaacatattgaaaattaaaatgactGTTTACTAAACATGCTTAAaggtactagggatgtaacagtaTCCAAACTTTGCGATATGATATAACGATATGaacttcacgatacgataattatcatgatggCGATGGACgatggcgatattaaaaaaggtcacgattttgtaaaaaaaaaaaaaaaaagtgctgcataTATTGACTCAATTCACAAGCACATTATATTCCCATTCACCTTacgattagtgtggattttaactctttgactgccacacgttatatcacgatattgtcgatatcgttatatccctaaaCGGTACATAAATGAAGTTGTGTGTTGTCATTGTAGTATtaaaaattttgacacaaattagAATGTtttcggggttttttttctgcaacgAAATATCGGACATCTACAGAAGTTATTGCTAAAATGCTAACgcaaacattttgtgtttttttttctcagacggAGAATCCAATGAGTCGGACGGAGACTTCAACCTGTCCAACTTTTGGGACACTTTGAGTTGAGTACTTTAGGAGAAGttacatttatatttgtttcTACCCGTTCAATGCTAATGACTAGCTCCCccccgctaatgctaatgctaacctcTGTGTTGCAGACCAGGCGGTGAGGGCGGTATCACAGGAAGCCACCAAAGTCAGCCTGGCTTTCTCCAAGCCGCCGCTGCCGTCGCAGCAAGTTAGTCAGCGGGATCATATTTTGGGAACGTGACGGGATGAACCTGCTACcatcatttagttttttttgggttttcttTCCGGCAGGATGGAGAGCAGCTGGCCGACTCTGTCCTCAAGAGCGTCCTCAGCCTCTCCACCGTTTATTACTGGCTTCCCAAGAGTCGAGGTAACGTCATTTATCTTGTACAGAACAAACGGAAAGAAAAGATGAAATGTGTTGGTGGTATAAAAGCGACTATTACCGTAACGTTCCAGTTTTGCGAAGTCTGTgctgttgtttgtttgcttaTTGAACTTCTAAACACGGAgcagaaaatacaaataaagattgaaaagaaaagacaaagagAACCTTTTATACAATCATCAATTTTATGTACAGATATTTTacgtacatttgtttttttacacagtacattttttatgtacatttttttatgtacaattttgtttcataatttttttacgtACAGTTTTTAATATGCAGTTTCTTTTTTCTAcacgtacaatttttttacgtgcacattttttttctacaggtgcaaattgttttttacaggtacaaatcacgacttttacagatgtaaatgtatacatttcttttctacaggtacaattttttttttaacaagttacttTTTGCACCATAATTACCTCCATATGCACCCCTTACATCACAAGGACTGTCTCAAATTTCTGACAGCTTCTGAGTCTTCACCACGTTTGTTTTCCCCGCTCGCGTCTCAGGCGTCAGTCTGCGTCAGCAGGTCCGAGACGCCACCTTGCAGGTTCTGGAGGGCTTGACGCAGCTCCTGGAGGTGATCGTCACTTCGCCGCTACAGAGGTACCACGCGACGAAAAGTCACGGCTTCGGCTTGGGGGGGGCAAGGTGAACCACTGACTTTTCTCGTCTTAGTCTGACTCAGGAGCAGTTGATGTCAACCGGAGGTGTGTGGGCAGCATGTGACCGTTTCACCCGCCTACCTCAAGGTTAGTTAGTGTACATATattgaaatcattttttgtaaatgattaAAATTCTTGTCCAAATGAACACTGCTACCAACTGAACTTCCAGACAATAAGGCTGCAGTCTTGCTGGTACTAGCCGGCCAGAGCGGCATCGTGAAAGACGCCATCGAGGAGTTGGAGCAGGTATTATATTATCCGCTCAGACACTCAAACTGACGCGCCCTCCGACTGATCAGGAACGTCGCCGGTCATCCCACCAGGCGCTGTCCGAGGCCCACGACCCGTTCGGCGACGTCCtggaagacgaggaggaggacggCGGGGAGCCGCGAGGCGACCGCGACACGTACTGGTCGGAGCGGGACCGCCGCGCGGTCGCCGCCTGCCAGGGGACGATGAAGGCGGCCGCCGCCTGCCTGAGGAAAACGGCGGCGGCCGTCAGAGCCCGCGGGGACGCCGAGGCGCCGCAGCGGGCGGCGCAGCTGGACGACCTGGCGGATGGCGTCAAGCAAATCAGCCCGGGGTACGCGTTCCAAAGCAacacatgcatgcacgcacacgctaTCCTTCTTTATCACCACTTTTTCATTTCGTAAAAGCATGAAAAGTCATTTCAGGGATTTTGCTGAAATGAAGGCCTTCGACAAATCACAAACAAAGCCCGAAAGCCAcgagttgcttcatgttccaaatacCAATTGTTCTGAATTTGAACAGAAAATTGTACTGTTTTGgtcaccaatgtccaacatgaaacactaatgccatctagtggcaggacATTACCTCAACCCAAATCTATGACTGCACACTTCTTTTAACTGTTTAGTTTTTAACTTGAAATAACTATCAATTACGAACTATAAAATAACTAAAGGATACAAGCGCATTTGTATCTGGCAACAATATTCGTCTGTTTtatgtttaactcattgacattggccattttgactgaagctcccggctgttttactggatttggactgattttgcaaatcccacagaatattatgttgtattgctatgaaaacatggaacctatcaaaagaaatattagagtctcttctttcatcaggaaaaaaagtatatttctatctgttttagttttgcagcaattagcattagaaaatagcaaagtttcatcattattcacaaatctgtttagaattgtggggaaatcagcttgttttcaacatgcccctagttgatctcttatactctgctgccacctactggccatttttgtcactactaccattgcttgacccattctctgcagctgagaggctgcatcaaagcctgctgtatgctctggcataaaaacaaaaaaaacgtctaaatacgacTTTGGGACGCttaaaaaatagaacatatttatacgttttgggagcaaataagttaattaagagtatgaaaacttgggaaaaatatatttagcaCAGATAATAACGTGTGATTCATTTGTGATTCATCGCAAATTAACTATGGAAATCATTCcattaattgcaaaaaaaatagttttaaaacaaacaaatatgaaaTTAGATTTGCTGATACCTTCCTACTTCCTTCCGAAGCACTCACCCGTCAAGTCTTTAACCACCTACGCGTGAAAATACCTTAACCGCCCACACACGGTTTTTTGGAATGCCTCTTATTGCATAATCACCGAAAATgctgctcattaaaaaaaagaaaaaaaaaagtcttgtccTCACACGCCCTTTCATGTAAtcaagacaacaaaaacacacacatgcgcgcacacaTTTGAAGTATTATTTGTAATTTCTTCACAGAGTCGACGACCTGGCTTTGTGTCTCTACCCACCTGTCGAC
Encoded here:
- the ccndbp1 gene encoding cyclin-D1-binding protein 1 homolog isoform X1, with amino-acid sequence MNEEDNATKNVCLTLRNLLKSVKCVAARVRDGESNESDGDFNLSNFWDTLNQAVRAVSQEATKVSLAFSKPPLPSQQDGEQLADSVLKSVLSLSTVYYWLPKSRGVSLRQQVRDATLQVLEGLTQLLEVIVTSPLQSLTQEQLMSTGGVWAACDRFTRLPQDNKAAVLLVLAGQSGIVKDAIEELEQALSEAHDPFGDVLEDEEEDGGEPRGDRDTYWSERDRRAVAACQGTMKAAAACLRKTAAAVRARGDAEAPQRAAQLDDLADGVKQISPGVDDLALCLYPPVDYSGADDHVSQLAALLKKVLAVVRSSHICGESELTWVQFLDGAVDHNLQKAKRLIGLAT
- the ccndbp1 gene encoding cyclin-D1-binding protein 1 homolog isoform X2; amino-acid sequence: MNEEDNATKNVCLTLRNLLKSVKCVAARVRDGESNESDGDFNLSNFWDTLNQAVRAVSQEATKVSLAFSKPPLPSQQDGEQLADSVLKSVLSLSTVYYWLPKSRGVSLRQQVRDATLQVLEGLTQLLEVIVTSPLQSLTQEQLMSTGGVWAACDRFTRLPQDNKAAVLLVLAGQSGIVKDAIEELEQALSEAHDPFGDVLEDEEEDGGEPRGDRDTYWSERDRRAVAACQGTMKAAAACLRKTAAAVRARGDAEAPQRAAQLDDLADGVKQISPGVDDLALCLYPPVDYSGADDHVSQLAALLKKVLAVVRKVSW